In the Candidatus Binatia bacterium genome, GCGCGCCAGTCTTGGTACTCGACCGGCATCCACGAACGGAGACGCTCGAGTTGCTGCGGGTCGAAACTTGCCGTGACGAATGCCTTCACGATCCTTTGCGCTCGCGACGCCCGAGCAACGTGGGCACGAGCTGGATGACGTAATCCCGCACGCGTTGGCGGAGCTCCGGTGCCCGCACGCTGCTCCCCAGAAGCGCCTTCACATGGGCGCTGTCCAGCAGGAAAAAGAGGACAGCGCTCTCCACCGTCAGCATGAAGAGATTTGCCTCGAGCTCGCTCCGCCGCACACCGCCGTAGGCGCGTGTCCATTCAGCAAAGACCTTCCACGCGGGGACCAACACGCGATTCTCGATGTCGGCGTGACCCTCGTCGTTCTCCACCAGGCGCCGGACCAGAAGCCGCGGAATCGTGGGATGGTCGGCAAAAAAGTCGAAGAGTGTTCCCATGACGGTCTCAATCGTCCGCCCTCGGTCCTTGCCGGGTTTTTGTTGTTCCAAGGCAGAGCGAATCACCGCCACGATGCGGTCGTACACGTCTTGAAAAACGGCAAAATACAACGTTTCCTTCGACTCCCAGTGGTAATGCAAGCTTGAGATGTTCACCCCGGCTTTGTCTGCAATCTCGCGGGTGGAGGCGCCGGCAAAGCCCTTGGCGGCAAACACTTCCTCAGCCGCTGCCAAAATTCGGGCTTTCGTCGATTGGGGCTCTTCGCGCACTCGCTCTAATGCCGAACGCATAAAACTAAACTCATTGCTTTAATCGATCGATTGAACGCCAGCTGTACGGGAGAACACCAGGCATTGTCAATGGCCTGCGTGCCATGTGCAGCGTAGGAGACGAAGCGAAGCTGTATCTGCTTCAGCGGCGTGGGTGCAAGGGCGCACGGAAACGCAAACCCAAGCCCGGCCGGTGTGCGGTCCTGAGAGCGTCGGGCTCGACACGCTGAAAATTCCGGCCTGGTGCTGAATCGGCTGCGTGGGCGCGTGCTCTCGCGCTCCGGGTGACTGCTTTGCTCAGGCCAGCCTGATCCCAGCGGTGAGCGCGGTGGAAAAGCAGGGTGTGCAAAACTCGCGGGACCTGCTACGGGCGAAGGCGCGGGGAAGGACATGAGCGACAGAATCACAATTGTTGACTTAGGCGAACACTGTCGTTAGTCGCTTGAGCGCTTTGGCGGGGCCAATGCAAGGAGGAACCATGGACGAACTTTGGTGGGCCAAACGACGCGAGGAAGAAGAGGAAGACTGGGAAGAGGAAGAAGACGAAGATTGGGATGAGGAAGAGGATTGGGACGAGGAAGACTGGGACGAGGAAGACTGGGACGACGAGGAGGAGGAGGAAGACGAGTACTAGTCGCGCTCGCCGATGCGAGCTGTCGTTCAGCGCGTGAGCCGCGCGTGCGTTCGCGTCGAAGGCCATGTCGTTGGGGCCATTGGTCCTGGTTTGCTGGTGCTTCTGGGCGTTGCCGCCGGGGACAGCGAAGCTGACGCCCGCTGGTTGTGCGACAAGATTCTGAATCTCCGGATTTTTTCGAACGAGGCCGGGAAGTTCGATCGCTCGGTTCTCGACATCGGCGGAGGAGTGTTGGTGGTGTCGCAATTCACCTTGTTAGCTGATGTCGCCAAAGGCAGGCGGCCGTCGTTTACCGGTGCAGCGTTACCGGAGCAGGCGCACTCTCTTTACGAGTACTTCGCGCGCCTGGTAAAGCAGAGCGGCTTGCCCACAGCCACAGGAGAATTCGGTGCTCATATGGAGGTCGAGCTCGTTAACGACGGCCCGGTTACGATTGTGATCGACTCACCGAATCGATAAACCCTTCCACCATGGTGGGAGCGGGCTTTTGGGCCATCCCTTCTGCAAAATTAGTGTTTGGAAAAGACGGCCGCTGGTACGCCGACGGTGAGCCGGTGACCCACGAGCGCCTCGCGCGCTTCTTTACCCGCTATTTGCGCCGGAAGCCCGGGCAAGACGGCTACGAAATCTGGGTAGACGAGCGCTTCCACGCGGACGTAGAAATTGAAGACACCCCTTACGTTGTAACTGCGGTGTTCCCCTCGGAGAGCGGTCAACTTTGCGTGCGGTTGAATGACGACTCGATCGAGACGCTCGATGCGCAAGGGCTTACTGTGGGTTCCGATGGCGTAGTGCGTTGCAGCGTCAAGGAGGGCCGAGAGCGGGCGCGCTTGTTGCGGGCGGCACAGGCTGAACTCGCCTCCTACCTAGAAGAACATGATGGTACTTGGTGCCTCCACGTCGGCGACCGTCATTACCCTGTCCGGTATGAGTGACCGACCCGTCCTGCACGTGGTGCTGGTTGCCCCCGAGATCCCCCAAAATACCGGAAGCATAGCTCGATTATGCGCGGCCACGTACTGCCGCCTGCACTTGATTAAGCCGTTGGGGTTTTCCTTGGAGGACCGCTACCTGAAGCGCGCTGGGCTTGACTACTGGCCGTACGTCGATTGGCAGGTGCACGACAGTTGGGCGCAATTCCTCTCGCGGTACGACGGGCATAACGTTTACTTTTTTTCTGCTCGCGCGGAGCAGCCTTACTGGAACGCGCGGTACCGGCATGGTGACGTGTTGGTATTTGGCAGTGAGACCAAAGGGCTGCCGGCTGAGCTGCGCGAGCAATACCGTGAGCGGTTCTTGCTCATTCCCATCGACCATCCCCACGTGCGCAGCCTCAACCTCTCGAACGCGGTATCGATCGTCGTATACGAAGCGCTCCGGCAAATGCGGACATGATGAGCACGCACGTAGAACACGAGCTCGTGATCCGCTTTATGGAACACCCGCGGGAAGAGCGGTTCTCCGAGTTGGCCGTGCAGGTGTTCCGCCACCAGTGGGAGTACATCCCCGCGATGCGCCGGTGGTGCGAACGCCGAGGCATTCGAGTGGAGGCCATCGACGACTGGCGTGCCATCCCCCCGGTTCCGGTCGCAGCGTTCAAATATCAGGAGTTATGGTGTGCTGCCCCAGAGCGAGTGTTTCTGAGCAGCGGCACCACGCGCGGTCCGGAATTGCGCAGCCGACACGGCATGCCGGACCTGCGGCTGTATCGGGAATCCGCTGTGCGTGGGCTCCGTGCCTTCATATTTCCCGATGTTGCGTCGATGCCGATCCTTTCCCTTGTGCCCTCGGCGAAGGAGTGGCCGCACTCGTCGCTCGCGCAAATGGTGACGTGGGCGCAGGAGGTCTTCGGCAGCGATGGGTCCGCAACATTCGCTCGTGAAGGAGAGCTTAATTTTCGTGGCCTGCGCGCTGCGCTTGAACATAGCGCGCGGTCAGGTGAACCCGTGTGCATCATGACGACCACGGGAGCTTGGATTCGCTTTCTCGACGCATGTCAGGCGGAGGGTTGGTCTGTTCGCCTGCCGCACGGAAGTCGCATGATGGACACGGGCGGCGATAAGGGCGCCCCGCGACCGCTGTCGCGCAAAGGGCTGCTGCATGCCACTTGGAACACTCTCGCGATCCCGGGGTACTACGTGGTGAACGAGTACGGGATGAGCGAACTTTCCTCCCAATACTACGACGCGGTCATCGCCGATCGTGTCGCCGGCAAGTTCGCTCCGCGCCGCAAGCAGGCGTTGCCCTGGTTGCGCACGCGGGTGTTGGACCCGCAAACCCTGCAGGACGCGGCTCCTGGCGAGGTCGGTTTGCTGTGTCATGTGGACTTGGCAAACGCCGCTTCGGCGGTAGCTGTCCTCACCGAGGATCTCGGTAGGCTGACCGAATCCGGGCTTGAAGTTCTCGGGAGAGCCCCAGAGTCCGAACTGCGTGGTTGTTCGCTGGCGCTCGCAGACTTTGTGGTCGGTTGAACGCAGTGTGTCTGCGGTGGGTGGACCCCTTCGCTACGAGCGGATAAAGTTGCGCTCGTGGGCGAGAGCGCATTTTCACAGCAGCCAATCGAGGCTGAGCCCTCTGCTGTTCGACAGACGCCGCAGACGGCTGGCGATTTCCAGCGAGTCCTAAACGAAGTTCGCTCGGGGGCTCTTGCTCTCCGGCGGGTGCCGAGCGAGGAGCTTGTTGAACGGATAGTTCGGGTTGTGCGTCCGTGGCTTGCGCCAGACTCCCCGTGGATGGCGCGGGCGTGTTCCGAGATGCCAGAGGCAACTGGTTTTCATCCGGCAATGATTGCTCATGCGCTGCCCTTTCAACTGGAGCTTCTCGAGGCAGCAGCGATACGCGCGGTGGTGGAGCGCGAGTTGGGTAGCTTGCGGGCGTTGGACGAAGCCGATTGGCCGCTGCGCGTCATCGTGCATGTGGTTGCCGGCAACATTCCCGCACTGGCTGCGGTTCCGATCGCATTCGGCTTGCTTGCTAAACAGGCAACCATCGTGAAACCGGCGAGCGGCGATCCGTTGTTTCCGGATTTGTTCCATTGCTCGCTGCGGTCCATGGATCCCGAGTTGGCACGGGCCGTAGCGATTGTCGAATGGCGGGGTGGCGCGGCGGGGATTGAAGACGTGGTGTTCGACGCTGCCGATGTGGTCGTGGCCATGGGCGGTGCCGTGACCATGGCTTCCTTGCAAAGCCGACTCGGAAGCAAGCTACGCGCGTTTGGCCCCCGTTTGAGCTTTGCCCTGGTGGGGAAAGAATGTCTGCAAAGCTTGGAAGAGGCGAATCGGTGGGCGTGCGCCTTGGCATACGACGTCAGCGTGTGGGACCAACGTGGCTGCTTGTCGCCGCAAATCGCTTATGTAGAGCGCGGTGCCCCGGTGGAGGTGGCCGAGTTCGCTGCAATGGTCGGTGACGCCTTGCAACGTTTCTCGACCGAGCTTCCGCCGCGCCGTCTGACGCTCGCAGAGCAAGTGGCTGTGCGGCTCTTCCGTGCGGAGGCCGAGTGGCAGGATGGAGTTCGACTGCTGGCGAGTCAGGGGGATTTGAGTTGGACAGTCACAGTCGAGCCGCGCCCGAGTTTTACTCCCACGCCGCAACATCGCTGTTTGCGGGTTCAGCCCATCGCTCACGTCGAGGAGATTCTGCCGGTTGTTGCCGAACACCGCGCTTGGCTCGAAGCCGCGGGCCTCGCCGTTGGTCCCCAGCGATGGGCGGACACAGCCAATGCACTGCAGGAAAGCGGCGTGCATTGGGTGACGACGTTAGGGACCATGCAGCGCCCGACTCTGGAATGGCGGCCGGGGGGGCGGGATCGGATCAAGGATTGGCTGTGACCCGGGGAGTGGAGGCGGTGCAAGGCCTGCGCGAGAAATTTTTTCAACATGTCTGCCAGACGTCCTCTGCCCCGCTCGGGATCGTGGTGAAGCATGCCGCGGGTTGTGAGATTGTGGATGAGCAGGGGCGCGTGTTTCTTGACTTGCTGGCCGGCATGGGCGTCGCCAACGTTGGTCATAACCACCCGCAGGTTGTGGCCGCGGTGGAGCGCCAATTGCAGCGACACATGCACGTTGCGGTGTACGGCGAAATGATTCAGGAGAGCCAGGTGCTCCTTGCGGAAGCTCTGGCTCGGTTCAGCCCTGGGGATTTGTCGGTGGTTTACTTCACGAACAGCGGGGCAGAGGCCATCGAGGGCGCGATGAAAACAGCGCGGAAGTTTACCGAGCGCCCGCGCTTTATTGCCTTTCACGGCGCGTTCCATGGCGACACGTTCGGTGCGTTGTCGCTGGGCGGCAACCCCTTGTATCGCCAACCGTTTGAGCCGCTGTTGCCGGTTGTCGACTTTCTGCCATTCGGAGACATCGAGGCGTTGGACCGTATCGGCTACGACGTTGCCGCCGTATTTGTCGAGCCCATCCAAAGCGAAGGTGGCGTGCGTGTGCCCCCTGCCGACTTTCTTCCCGCGCTGCGCCACCGCTGTAGCGAAGTGGGTGCGCTGTTGGTTGTCGACGAGGTGCTGACCGGCTTTGGGCGCACGGGCAAACTGTTCGCCTGTAGCCACTGGGAGGTCGTGCCCGACATCGTGGTTTTGGCGAAAGCCTTAGGAGGTGGCATGCCGTTGGGGGCCTTCGTTGGCCGGGAAGAAGTGATGGCAACACTGAGCCGCAACCCGGCCCTTGCGCACGTCACGACGTTTGGCGGTCACCCGGTGAGCTGCGCAGCGGGATTGGCTGCGTTGGGGGTGCTGCACAGTGAGGGACTCATCCAGCGTGCCGCGGAGCTAGGGGAGAGCTGGCGCAAAGAACTTGCTCAGACGCTCGCACGGCATGTGCGGGAGGTACGCGGGAAGGGGCTCCTTGTCGGCATCGAGTTTCCCAGTGCAGAATTTGCGCAGCGATTTACAGCGCGGTGTTTGGAGTTGGGGCTGATTGTCAACTGGACTTTGCACTGTGATACCGTCGTTCGGTTGCTGCCGCCGCTGAGCATCGGGGCCCACCAACTCGAGGAGGCAACGCGCAGAATGCGCGCCGCTGCGGACAGCGTTTAACGAAACCGCGCGGACGAAGAAGCAGGGCAATGAAGGCGCTGGTGGTAACGAACGAGATTCCAAAGATCGTGCTGACCCGCCTTTTCGCCTTGGCGACCCCGCGGGCTTACGTAAGCCGCTTCGCTCCTTTGTATCTTCGTGACCTTCCCGATCCGCCGTTGCGCCCGGGGTGGGTGCGGATCCGCACCGTATTGTGTGGGCTGTGTGGCAGCGACTACAAGCAAGTGTTCCTCAAAGGGGCTTGGGATAACCCGATGACGGCGGTGATTTCCTTCCCTCAAGTGCTGGGCCACGAAGTCGTCGGCTACGTGGATGCTGTTGGCCCTGAAGTAGATCCCCATTGGCTAGGGAAACGTGTTGTCCTGAATCCCTGGTTGTCCTGTGCTCCGCGTGGAATCGATCCGCCCTGTTCTTGGTGTGCAAGGGGCGACTATGCGCAGTGCCTCAACTTTGTGAAGGGAGCCCTGCCTCCCGGAATTCACCACGGGAATTGCCGCGAAGCGACCGGCGGTTTCGCTGAGTTTGTTCCCGCACATTGCTCGCAACTGATCCCCATTCCCGACGACATATCGTTCGACACCGCTGTCCTCGCTGATCCCTTCTCGGTATCGTTACACGCAACCTTGCGGCATCCCCCGCCACCCGAGGGCACAGCGCTGGTATACGGCTGCGGCACACTCGGGTTGCTCAACGTGGCCATTGTGCGGACGTTGTTTCCGAAGGTGACGGTTCTCGCCATCGCCCGCTATGCACACCAACACGAGCTTGCTAGGCGGCTTGGCGCCCAGGAAGTCGTTCCGTGGCGGCCACAAATCAATGTGATTGAACGAGTGGCTACGCTCACGGGCAGCGACATTTGGCGACCTTGGCAGGGCCTGCCGATGCTCGACGCTGGCGTCGATGTGGTGTACGACACCGTAGGGTCGCCGGAGACCGTCGAAGTGAGCGTGCGGGTCACCCGAAGCAGGGGCAAGATCGTGGTGACGGGTGTGGAAATGCCCAAGCGGTTCGAGTGGACGCCCCTGTACTTCAAGGAACTCTCCTTGATCGGCTCGAACGCCTTCGGCGTTGAGGAGTGGGGGGGCCGTCGCCAGCACGCCATGGAGTGGTACTTCGACATCGTGCGCAACTACGGCCTCGACTGCACGCCGGTCATCACCCACCGTTTCCCTCTGGAGCAGTACGACCGTGCCTTCTTGACCTGTTACGACCAAGGTGCGCACCGCGCGGTCAAGGTGTTGTTCACATTTCCCAATGGCACGGCTGGAAACTCGTGAAGCGTCAATGACGATGGATGCGAGCAGGCTGCGCTCCTGGTGCACTGTGCATCCTATGTGGTTCCATGGTCGGACTGATTCACAGCCTAGGAATCTGGCTTGCGAGCACGGGCGGATTGCGAGTGGCGAGCGGTGGCCTGGGGAGAGGGAAGTCCGTTGCGGGCAGGGGCAGACTTTGAATTGAGAGGCCACCGATGAGATGGGCGGCATACGCTCACCCGCTGGTCGGGGGCTTGGTGTTGGGTCTACTATTTTTCGTCGGCAGCCTCGGGCTACGTTCCCGCAGTTGGCCAAAGGCGCGAGCGGTGTACTTGCGCCGGCACGCACTTCTGGGACCCTGGGTATGCGTTGCCGTTCTGTCGGCGCACGTCAGTGGCCTCGGCGCGGTTTGGTGGGCGCGAGACGATCTCGTCGTTGCCTCCTCCGGGCACTTTCGCACCGGCTCCGTCTTGGTGTTGCTGCTCCTTTTGCTGTTCATGAGCCAACCGTTCATGCACCGAGCCGAGGTTCGGCAATTGCACCCATGGATCGGGGCGTTGGCGTTGTTGGTCGCGGGAGCGCATGTTTTCTTTGGTTTGCAACTCACCCGTTAAGTGTGAATGGCGCGCGAGTTTGCGCCCTCATTCGTACCGCAGCGCGGCAATGGGTTCGAGACGAGAGGCTTTCCACGCCGGGTAATAGCCGAAGAAAATGCCTACTGCCCCGGAGAAGATCAGCGAGCCGAACACCGCCAAAGGCGAAAGCAAAGTCGGCCAACCGCCTAAGGCCGAAATGAAAAACGAGCTCGCACAGCCGAGCACAGCGCCGAGCGCGCCCCCGATCACGCTGAGCACCACGGCCTCCATCAGAAACTGGAGCAAGATGTGACGGGCTTTCGCGCCCACTGCCATGCGCAGCCCAATCTCCCGCGTGCGTTCCGTTACCGAGACCAGCAGGATGTTCATGATGCCGATCCCACCGACGATGAGGGAGATCGAGGCGACGGCAAAGAGCAAATTTGTCATGACCCGGCTGGCGCTTTCCGTAGCGCGTGCCATGTCCTCCAGCGACCGCACCGTGAAATCGTCTTCTTCGTTCGCAGGAATGCGGTGTCGCTCGCGAAGGAGTGTGCGGATTTGTGTGGCTGCTTCCTGCAACTCTGCAAGCGACCGCGCGGAAACAAAGATCATGTCGACTAAGTTGAAGAGCTGTGTGCCGAACACCCGCCGCTCTGCGGTGGTGAACGGCAGCACGATCACGTCATCTTGGTCCTGCCCCCAAGTGGTTTGTCCCTTTGCTTCCAAGACGCCGATCACTTCGAACGGCACGTTACGGATGCGAACAATGGCCCCGATGGGATCTTGTCCGAGGCCGAACAACTGGCTCGCGACCGTTTGGCCGAGAACCGCCACCCGGGCCGCGCCCTCTTCTTCGGCAGCCGTGAAAAAACGTCCGCGCGCCACGCCCCATTCGCGTACGATTGGGAAGGTCACCGTGGTGCCTTGTGCGACCGTGGACCAATTTTGGTCGGCGTGGACAACTTGTACCACCTGCCTGCGCAAGTAAGTGACGGCGGCAACCGCAGAGCACTCGCGCTCGATGGCCTTGGCGTCGGCCACGGTAAGAGTGGACACTCCTCCCCAGCCCGAACGAACTCCCGCTGCCGTGGTTGCGCCAGGGATGATCATCAACAGATTCGTTCCCAAGCTGCGAATTTGAGCTTGCACCGTTGCGCTCGCCCCTTGCCCGACGCTGACCATTGCGATCACTGCAGCCACGCCAATGATCACGCCGAGCATGGTGAGCACCGAGCGCATCTTGTTGCGTTGCAAAGCCGCGAGTGCGGCTCTCAAGGTCATTCGCAGAAGCTTCATAACCGGGGAGATTGGGGGCGGTCGGAAACGATCATGCCATCGCGAAACTGCACAACCCGCCGGGCGTACGCGGCCACGTCAGGCTCGTGGGTGACCAAAACGACAGTCACTCCTCGCGAGGCATTCAGTTGGACCAACAACTCCATAAGTTCACGACTGGCCGCAGAATCGAGATTGCCAGTGGGCTCGTCGGCGAGTAGGAGCGGAGGCTCGCCCACCAAAGCACGAGCGATCGCCACGCGTTGTTGTTGGCCGCCGGAGAGTTGACTGGGATAGTGAAACGCACGATCGGCGAGGCCGAGCGCTGCGAGCGCCGCCAACGCGCGTGGCCGTTGTTCGGCATACGGTATGGGCCCGTAAAACAACGGCAGTTCCACGTTCTCCACGGCAGTGGCGCGAGGGAGCAAGTTGAAATTTTGGAAGACGAAGCCGATTTCTCGATTGCGGATTTCGGCCCGTTCATCGGCGCTGAGCGTGGACACGTCGCGACCGCGGAGCAAGTATCGCCCACGTGTCGGACGATCGAGGCAGCCCAAAATGTTTAGCAACGTCGACTTGCCCGAGCCGGAAGCACCCATGACGGCAACAAACTCGCCCGCGTCGATCCGTAGCGACACACCCCGGAGCGCGGCAACTTCGACGGCGCCCGTTGCATAAATTCTCCATAGATCCTCTATTTGGATCAACGCCTCCGCCATGGCCTGCGCTCAGCGGAACCGGACGGTTCCGGGGAGTGGTCCCGGCCCGCCGCGCGCCTTGCTTTGCGAGGCGGAGCCTTCCACAGCCACGACGACCTGGTTCCCGGGTTGCAGATCGCCACGAACGACCTCGGCGTGGGTGTCGTTTCTAAGCCCGAGTTCCAGTTCGACTGGGGCAAGCTCGCCATTGCGCAGGACCCACACGCGAGGAGCCGTGCTGGTTGAGGTGCGCTCTTGTGCGACGGTGGCGTGTGCACTTGGGTTGAAACGCAGCGCACGCACGGGCACCCGCAACACGTTTTGTCGTTCGCCGGTCACGATCGTCACAGTGGCCGTCATGCCTGGTTTCAAAGCCAGGTCCGAATTGTCGACAGCCACTACGACGTCGTACGTCACCACATTTTGCACCGTCGTCGGCGAGTTGCGCACTTGGACTACAGTTCCGGAAAACCTCCGCGCCCCGTAGGCATCAACGGTGAAGAAGGCCTGTTGACCTTCGCGGATTTCTCCAATGTCCGATTCGCTCACCGCCGTGTCGACCTGCATCTTGGCGAGGTCGTCAGCGATGAGAAATAGCGTGGGCGTTTGAAAGCTCGCGGCCACGGTTTGCCCGACGTTCACATTGCGGGACACCACAATCCCATCCACGGGCGAGAGGATGTCTGTGTACCAAAGATTGATTTGGGCATCTGCAAG is a window encoding:
- a CDS encoding TetR/AcrR family transcriptional regulator, giving the protein MRSALERVREEPQSTKARILAAAEEVFAAKGFAGASTREIADKAGVNISSLHYHWESKETLYFAVFQDVYDRIVAVIRSALEQQKPGKDRGRTIETVMGTLFDFFADHPTIPRLLVRRLVENDEGHADIENRVLVPAWKVFAEWTRAYGGVRRSELEANLFMLTVESAVLFFLLDSAHVKALLGSSVRAPELRQRVRDYVIQLVPTLLGRRERKGS
- the dtd gene encoding D-aminoacyl-tRNA deacylase; amino-acid sequence: MRAVVQRVSRACVRVEGHVVGAIGPGLLVLLGVAAGDSEADARWLCDKILNLRIFSNEAGKFDRSVLDIGGGVLVVSQFTLLADVAKGRRPSFTGAALPEQAHSLYEYFARLVKQSGLPTATGEFGAHMEVELVNDGPVTIVIDSPNR
- a CDS encoding DUF1285 domain-containing protein, which codes for MVGAGFWAIPSAKLVFGKDGRWYADGEPVTHERLARFFTRYLRRKPGQDGYEIWVDERFHADVEIEDTPYVVTAVFPSESGQLCVRLNDDSIETLDAQGLTVGSDGVVRCSVKEGRERARLLRAAQAELASYLEEHDGTWCLHVGDRHYPVRYE
- the trmL gene encoding tRNA (uridine(34)/cytosine(34)/5-carboxymethylaminomethyluridine(34)-2'-O)-methyltransferase TrmL, which produces MSDRPVLHVVLVAPEIPQNTGSIARLCAATYCRLHLIKPLGFSLEDRYLKRAGLDYWPYVDWQVHDSWAQFLSRYDGHNVYFFSARAEQPYWNARYRHGDVLVFGSETKGLPAELREQYRERFLLIPIDHPHVRSLNLSNAVSIVVYEALRQMRT
- a CDS encoding aspartate aminotransferase family protein, whose protein sequence is MTRGVEAVQGLREKFFQHVCQTSSAPLGIVVKHAAGCEIVDEQGRVFLDLLAGMGVANVGHNHPQVVAAVERQLQRHMHVAVYGEMIQESQVLLAEALARFSPGDLSVVYFTNSGAEAIEGAMKTARKFTERPRFIAFHGAFHGDTFGALSLGGNPLYRQPFEPLLPVVDFLPFGDIEALDRIGYDVAAVFVEPIQSEGGVRVPPADFLPALRHRCSEVGALLVVDEVLTGFGRTGKLFACSHWEVVPDIVVLAKALGGGMPLGAFVGREEVMATLSRNPALAHVTTFGGHPVSCAAGLAALGVLHSEGLIQRAAELGESWRKELAQTLARHVREVRGKGLLVGIEFPSAEFAQRFTARCLELGLIVNWTLHCDTVVRLLPPLSIGAHQLEEATRRMRAAADSV
- a CDS encoding alcohol dehydrogenase catalytic domain-containing protein, yielding MKALVVTNEIPKIVLTRLFALATPRAYVSRFAPLYLRDLPDPPLRPGWVRIRTVLCGLCGSDYKQVFLKGAWDNPMTAVISFPQVLGHEVVGYVDAVGPEVDPHWLGKRVVLNPWLSCAPRGIDPPCSWCARGDYAQCLNFVKGALPPGIHHGNCREATGGFAEFVPAHCSQLIPIPDDISFDTAVLADPFSVSLHATLRHPPPPEGTALVYGCGTLGLLNVAIVRTLFPKVTVLAIARYAHQHELARRLGAQEVVPWRPQINVIERVATLTGSDIWRPWQGLPMLDAGVDVVYDTVGSPETVEVSVRVTRSRGKIVVTGVEMPKRFEWTPLYFKELSLIGSNAFGVEEWGGRRQHAMEWYFDIVRNYGLDCTPVITHRFPLEQYDRAFLTCYDQGAHRAVKVLFTFPNGTAGNS
- a CDS encoding DUF4079 family protein, with translation MRWAAYAHPLVGGLVLGLLFFVGSLGLRSRSWPKARAVYLRRHALLGPWVCVAVLSAHVSGLGAVWWARDDLVVASSGHFRTGSVLVLLLLLLFMSQPFMHRAEVRQLHPWIGALALLVAGAHVFFGLQLTR
- a CDS encoding ABC transporter permease, coding for MTLRAALAALQRNKMRSVLTMLGVIIGVAAVIAMVSVGQGASATVQAQIRSLGTNLLMIIPGATTAAGVRSGWGGVSTLTVADAKAIERECSAVAAVTYLRRQVVQVVHADQNWSTVAQGTTVTFPIVREWGVARGRFFTAAEEEGAARVAVLGQTVASQLFGLGQDPIGAIVRIRNVPFEVIGVLEAKGQTTWGQDQDDVIVLPFTTAERRVFGTQLFNLVDMIFVSARSLAELQEAATQIRTLLRERHRIPANEEDDFTVRSLEDMARATESASRVMTNLLFAVASISLIVGGIGIMNILLVSVTERTREIGLRMAVGAKARHILLQFLMEAVVLSVIGGALGAVLGCASSFFISALGGWPTLLSPLAVFGSLIFSGAVGIFFGYYPAWKASRLEPIAALRYE
- a CDS encoding ABC transporter ATP-binding protein — its product is MAEALIQIEDLWRIYATGAVEVAALRGVSLRIDAGEFVAVMGASGSGKSTLLNILGCLDRPTRGRYLLRGRDVSTLSADERAEIRNREIGFVFQNFNLLPRATAVENVELPLFYGPIPYAEQRPRALAALAALGLADRAFHYPSQLSGGQQQRVAIARALVGEPPLLLADEPTGNLDSAASRELMELLVQLNASRGVTVVLVTHEPDVAAYARRVVQFRDGMIVSDRPQSPRL
- a CDS encoding efflux RND transporter periplasmic adaptor subunit encodes the protein MAKKWFVLTAVAIGLACGVFAAWRGWPREAARYYKTLHVDRGDITTSVTATGTVNPVTTVQVGTYVSGRIIAIDVDYNSPVKRNQRVAKIDPAPFETKVKKAEAALANARAQVEKDRADLTLKELTWKRYHELFERDLIARADLDQARTAYDQARAQLALSQAAVRQAEADLADAQINLWYTDILSPVDGIVVSRNVNVGQTVAASFQTPTLFLIADDLAKMQVDTAVSESDIGEIREGQQAFFTVDAYGARRFSGTVVQVRNSPTTVQNVVTYDVVVAVDNSDLALKPGMTATVTIVTGERQNVLRVPVRALRFNPSAHATVAQERTSTSTAPRVWVLRNGELAPVELELGLRNDTHAEVVRGDLQPGNQVVVAVEGSASQSKARGGPGPLPGTVRFR